One stretch of Tenrec ecaudatus isolate mTenEca1 chromosome 18, mTenEca1.hap1, whole genome shotgun sequence DNA includes these proteins:
- the LOC142431335 gene encoding chymotrypsinogen 2, which translates to MAFLWILSCFALLGSAFGCGVPAIQPVLSGLARIVNGEDAVPGSWPWQVSLQDSTGFHFCGGSLISEDWVVTAAHCGVRTSHRVVAGEFDQGSDAEDIQVLKIAQVFKNPKFNMFTINNDITLLKLATPARFSQTVSAVCLPSAQDDFPAGSLCATTGWGLTKHTNANTPERLQQAALPLLSNADCKKYWGSKITDLMVCAGASGVSSCMGDSGGPLVCQKDGAWTLVGIVSWGSGTCSTSSPGVYARVTELMPWVQEILAAN; encoded by the exons ATGGCATTCCTCTGGATTCTCTCCTGCTTCGCCCTTCTGGGCTCTGCCTTTG GCTGCGGGGTTCCTGCCATCCAACCGGTGCTCAGCGGACTCGCCCGAATTGTCAATGGGGAGGATGCTGTTCCTGGCTCCTGGCCGTGGCAGGTGTCGCTGCag GACAGCACTGGCTTCCACTTCTGTGGGGGCTCCCTGATCAGTGAGGACTGGGTGGTCACTGCCGCCCACTGTGGAGTCAG AACCTCCCATCGGGTCGTGGCTGGAGAGTTTGACCAGGGTTCAGATGCCGAGGACATTCAGGTGCTGAAGATCGCCCAG GTCTTCAAGAACCCTAAGTTTAACATGTTCACCATCAACAACGACATCACCCTGCTGAAGCTGGCCACACCTGCCCGCTTCTCCCAGACTGTGTCCGCCGTCTGCCTGCCCAGCGCCCAGGATGACTTCCCCGCTGGCTCCCTCTGCGCCACCACCGGCTGGGGCCTGACCAAGCACACCA ACGCCAACACCCCTGAGAGGCTGcagcaggcagccctgcccctccTGTCCAACGCCGACTGCAAGAAGTACTGGGGCAGCAAGATCACCGACCTCATGGTCTGCGCCGGCGCCAGCGGCGTCTCTTCTTGCATG GGTGACTCCGGCGGCCCCCTGGTCTGCCAGAAGGACGGTGCCTGGACCCTGGTGGGCATCGTGTCTTGGGGCAGTGGCACCTGCTCCACCTCCAGCCCCGGTGTGTACGCCCGTGTCACCGAGCTGATGCCCTGGGTGCAGGAGATCCTGGCCGCCAACTGA
- the BCAR1 gene encoding breast cancer anti-estrogen resistance protein 1 isoform X3 produces the protein MSVPNVLAKALYDNVAESPDELSFRKGDIMTVLERDTQGLDGWWLCSLHGRQGIVPGNRLKILVGMHDKKPLGPGPSLPASPAQPSPQAPAMPLASQYTPMLPAVYQSSPDSVYLVPPPGKAPHGLYQAPGSGLHFQSPPAKQTTAFSKLTPHHPFPSPAPDLYQVPPGPGSPAQDIYQVPPSMDTRSWEGTKPPAKVVVPSRVGQAYVYETPQPEQDEYDVPRHLLAPGPQDIYDVPPVRGLPPHQFGQEVYDTPPMAVKGPNSRDPSLDVYDVPPSVEKGLLPPSHHLVYDVPPSVSKDVPDGVLLREETYDVPPAFAKAKPFDPARHPLILAAPPPDLPPAEDVYDVPPPAPDLYDVPPGLRRSGPNTLYDVPRERMLPSEVANGPVADDGVYAVPPAAEREAPADSKRLSASSTGSTRSSQSLSSLEVGAPGREPLELELAMEALSRLQQAVSATVAHLLDLLGGGSWRGAPEPQELQGQDLRAAVTAVQGAVHELLEFARSAISNAAPTSDRTLHAKLSRQLQKMEDVHQTLVAHGQALDTGRGGPGATLEDLDRLVACSRAVPEDTKQLASFLHGNASLIFRRTKAPATGPEGGGTLHPNSADKACSIQSRPLPSPPKFTSQDSPDGQYENSEGGWMEDYDYVHLQGKEEFEKTQKELLEKDSIMRQGKGQLELQQLKQFERLEQEVSRPIDHDLASWTPAQPLVPGRAGGLGPSDRQLLLFYLEQCEANLTTLTNAVDAFFTAVSTNQPPKIFVAHSKFVILSAHKLVFIGDTLSRQAKAADVRSQVTHYSNLLCDLLRGIVATTKAAALQYPSPAAAQDMVDRVKELGHSTQQFRRVLGQLAAA, from the exons AACGTGCTGGCCAAAGCCCTCTATGACAACGTGGCCGAGTCCCCCGATGAGCTCTCCTTCCGAAAGGGCGACATCATGACGGTGCTGGAGCGGGACACCCAGGGCCTGGATGGCTGGTGGCTCTGCTCCCTGCACGGGCGCCAGGGCATTGTGCCTGGGAACCGCCTCAAGATCCTGGTGGGCATGCACGACAAGAAGCCCTTGGGCCCTGGGCCCAGCCTGCCCGCCTCCccggcccagcccagcccccaggCCCCTGCCATGCCGCTAGCCTCCCAGTATACACCCATGCTGCCTGCTGTCTATCAGTCTTCACCAGACAGTGTCTACTTGGTGCCCCCGCCAGGCAAGGCCCCACACGGCCTCTACCAGGCCCCAGGGTCCGGCCTGCATTTCCAGTCCCCGCCGGCCAAGCAGACGACTGCCTTCTCCAAGCTGACGCCCCACCATCCATTTCCCAGCCCGGCCCCCGATCTCTACCAGGTGCCCCCAGGGCCTGGCAGCCCTGCCCAGGACATCTACCAGGTGCCCCCATCCATGGACACGCGCAGCTGGGAGGGGACAAAGCCACCCGCAAAG GTGGTGGTGCCCAGCCGTGTGGGGCAGGCCTATGTGTATGAGACCCCCCAGCCGGAGCAGGATGAGTATGACGTTCCCCGCCACCTGCTGGCTCCAGGACCCCAGGACATCTATGATGTGCCCCCGGTTCGGGGGCTGCCTCCCCACCAGTTTGGCCAGGAG GTATATGACACCCCCCCCATGGCTGTCAAGGGCCCCAACAGCCGGGACCCATCACTAGATGTGTATGATGTGCCCCCCAGTGTGGAGAAGGGTCTGCTGCCCCCCAGCCATCACTTG GTGTATGACGTTCCTCCGTCGGTGAGCAAGGATGTGCCCGATGGTGTGCTGCTTCGAGAGGAGACGTACGACGTGCCCCCTGCCTTTGCCAAGGCCAAGCCCTTCGATCCAGCCCGCCACCCGCTAATCCTGGCTGCACCCCCTCCGGACTTGCCGCCGGCTGAGGATGTGTACGATGTTCCCCCACCTGCTCCCGACCTCTATGATGTGCCCCCTGGCCTGCGGCGGTCGGGCCCCAACACTCTGTACGATGTGCCCCGGGAGCGGATGCTGCCGTCCGAGGTGGCCAATGGACCCGTGGCTGATGATGGCGTGTACGCAGTGCCGCCCGCAGCCGAGCGTGAGGCCCCCGCTGACAGCAAGCGCCTGTCGGCCTCGAGCACCGGCAGCACACGCAGCAGCCAGTCCctgtcctccctggaggtgggggcaccaggccgggagccgctggagctggagctggccaTGGAGGCTCTGTCCCGGCTGCAGCAGGCTGTCAGTGCCACTGTGGCCCACCTCCTGGACCTGCTGGGGGGCGGGAGCTGGCGTGGTGCCCCGGAGCCTCAGGAGCTCCAGGGACAGGACCTGCGGGCTGCTGTGACTGCTGTCCAGGGGGCTGTGCATGAGCTGCTGGAGTTTGCCCGCAGCGCGATCAGCAACGCTGCCCCTACGTCCGACCGCACCCTGCACGCCAAGCTTAGCCGGCAGCTGCAAAAGATGGAGGATGTGCACCAGACGCTCGTGGCCCATGGCCAGGCCCTCGACACTGGCCGAGGAGGCCCCGGGGCCACACTTGAGGACCTGGACCGTCTAGTGGCCTGCTCACGGGCTGTGCCCGAGGACACCAAGCAGCTGGCCTCCTTTTTGCATGGCAATGCCTCACTGATCTTCAGAAGGACCAAGGCCCCTGCCACAGGGCCCGAGGGGGGTGGCACCTTGCACCCCAACTCTGCCGACAAGGCTTGCAGCATCCAGTCACGGCCTCTGCCCTCACCTCCCAAGTTTACCTCCCAGGACTCGCCAGATGGGCAGTACGAGAACAGCGAGGGGGGTTGGATGGAGGACTATGACTATGTCCACCTGCAG GGGAAGGAAGAGTTTGAGAAGACGCAGAAGgagctgctggagaaagacagcatCATGCGGCAGGGGAAGGGCCAGCTGGAGCTGCAGCAG CTGAAGCAGTTTGAGCGACTGGAGCAGGAGGTGTCACGGCCCATCGATCACGACCTGGCCAGCTGGACCCCCGCCCAGCCTCTGGTGCCAGGGCGGGCGGGCGGCCTGGGACCCTCGGACCGGCAGCTGCTGCTCTTCTACCTGGAGCAGTGCGAGGCCAACCTTACCACGCTGACCAATGCGGTGGATGCTTTCTTCACCGCGGTGTCCACCAACCAGCCTCCCAAGATCTTCGTGGCGCACAGCAAGTTCGTCATCCTCAGCGCCCACAAGCTGGTGTTCATCGGGGACACGCTGTCGCGGCAGGCCAAGGCAGCAGATGTGCGCAGCCAGGTGACTCACTACAGCAACCTGCTCTGCGACCTCCTGCGTGGCATCGTGGCCACCACCAAGGCCGCCGCCCTGCAGTACCCGTCCCCTGCTGCTGCCCAGGACATGGTGGACAGGGTCAAGGAGCTGGGCCACAGCACCCAGCAGTTCCGCCGGGTCCTTGGCCAGCTGGCAGCTGCCTGA
- the BCAR1 gene encoding breast cancer anti-estrogen resistance protein 1 isoform X1, giving the protein MGARSQACRERGWAAAAGGRREVGPALGGGGDWRGGRGSWARPAVVHWQPFGRTARAVGCAPPRGAWSPIRLDRMNYLNVLAKALYDNVAESPDELSFRKGDIMTVLERDTQGLDGWWLCSLHGRQGIVPGNRLKILVGMHDKKPLGPGPSLPASPAQPSPQAPAMPLASQYTPMLPAVYQSSPDSVYLVPPPGKAPHGLYQAPGSGLHFQSPPAKQTTAFSKLTPHHPFPSPAPDLYQVPPGPGSPAQDIYQVPPSMDTRSWEGTKPPAKVVVPSRVGQAYVYETPQPEQDEYDVPRHLLAPGPQDIYDVPPVRGLPPHQFGQEVYDTPPMAVKGPNSRDPSLDVYDVPPSVEKGLLPPSHHLVYDVPPSVSKDVPDGVLLREETYDVPPAFAKAKPFDPARHPLILAAPPPDLPPAEDVYDVPPPAPDLYDVPPGLRRSGPNTLYDVPRERMLPSEVANGPVADDGVYAVPPAAEREAPADSKRLSASSTGSTRSSQSLSSLEVGAPGREPLELELAMEALSRLQQAVSATVAHLLDLLGGGSWRGAPEPQELQGQDLRAAVTAVQGAVHELLEFARSAISNAAPTSDRTLHAKLSRQLQKMEDVHQTLVAHGQALDTGRGGPGATLEDLDRLVACSRAVPEDTKQLASFLHGNASLIFRRTKAPATGPEGGGTLHPNSADKACSIQSRPLPSPPKFTSQDSPDGQYENSEGGWMEDYDYVHLQGKEEFEKTQKELLEKDSIMRQGKGQLELQQLKQFERLEQEVSRPIDHDLASWTPAQPLVPGRAGGLGPSDRQLLLFYLEQCEANLTTLTNAVDAFFTAVSTNQPPKIFVAHSKFVILSAHKLVFIGDTLSRQAKAADVRSQVTHYSNLLCDLLRGIVATTKAAALQYPSPAAAQDMVDRVKELGHSTQQFRRVLGQLAAA; this is encoded by the exons ATGGGCGCGCGTAGCCAGGCATGCCGGGAGCGCGGCTGGGCAGCGGCAGCTGGCGGGCGTAGAGAGGTGGGACCGGCTCTGGGCGGCGGCGGCGACTGGCGTGGTGGGCGAGGCAGCTGGGCCAGGCCGGCCGTGGTTCACTGGCAGCCCTTTGGGCGCACGGCACGGGCAGTTGGGTGTGCGCCCCCGCGGGGAGCCTGGAGCCCCATACGGCTTGATAGGATGAACTACCTG AACGTGCTGGCCAAAGCCCTCTATGACAACGTGGCCGAGTCCCCCGATGAGCTCTCCTTCCGAAAGGGCGACATCATGACGGTGCTGGAGCGGGACACCCAGGGCCTGGATGGCTGGTGGCTCTGCTCCCTGCACGGGCGCCAGGGCATTGTGCCTGGGAACCGCCTCAAGATCCTGGTGGGCATGCACGACAAGAAGCCCTTGGGCCCTGGGCCCAGCCTGCCCGCCTCCccggcccagcccagcccccaggCCCCTGCCATGCCGCTAGCCTCCCAGTATACACCCATGCTGCCTGCTGTCTATCAGTCTTCACCAGACAGTGTCTACTTGGTGCCCCCGCCAGGCAAGGCCCCACACGGCCTCTACCAGGCCCCAGGGTCCGGCCTGCATTTCCAGTCCCCGCCGGCCAAGCAGACGACTGCCTTCTCCAAGCTGACGCCCCACCATCCATTTCCCAGCCCGGCCCCCGATCTCTACCAGGTGCCCCCAGGGCCTGGCAGCCCTGCCCAGGACATCTACCAGGTGCCCCCATCCATGGACACGCGCAGCTGGGAGGGGACAAAGCCACCCGCAAAG GTGGTGGTGCCCAGCCGTGTGGGGCAGGCCTATGTGTATGAGACCCCCCAGCCGGAGCAGGATGAGTATGACGTTCCCCGCCACCTGCTGGCTCCAGGACCCCAGGACATCTATGATGTGCCCCCGGTTCGGGGGCTGCCTCCCCACCAGTTTGGCCAGGAG GTATATGACACCCCCCCCATGGCTGTCAAGGGCCCCAACAGCCGGGACCCATCACTAGATGTGTATGATGTGCCCCCCAGTGTGGAGAAGGGTCTGCTGCCCCCCAGCCATCACTTG GTGTATGACGTTCCTCCGTCGGTGAGCAAGGATGTGCCCGATGGTGTGCTGCTTCGAGAGGAGACGTACGACGTGCCCCCTGCCTTTGCCAAGGCCAAGCCCTTCGATCCAGCCCGCCACCCGCTAATCCTGGCTGCACCCCCTCCGGACTTGCCGCCGGCTGAGGATGTGTACGATGTTCCCCCACCTGCTCCCGACCTCTATGATGTGCCCCCTGGCCTGCGGCGGTCGGGCCCCAACACTCTGTACGATGTGCCCCGGGAGCGGATGCTGCCGTCCGAGGTGGCCAATGGACCCGTGGCTGATGATGGCGTGTACGCAGTGCCGCCCGCAGCCGAGCGTGAGGCCCCCGCTGACAGCAAGCGCCTGTCGGCCTCGAGCACCGGCAGCACACGCAGCAGCCAGTCCctgtcctccctggaggtgggggcaccaggccgggagccgctggagctggagctggccaTGGAGGCTCTGTCCCGGCTGCAGCAGGCTGTCAGTGCCACTGTGGCCCACCTCCTGGACCTGCTGGGGGGCGGGAGCTGGCGTGGTGCCCCGGAGCCTCAGGAGCTCCAGGGACAGGACCTGCGGGCTGCTGTGACTGCTGTCCAGGGGGCTGTGCATGAGCTGCTGGAGTTTGCCCGCAGCGCGATCAGCAACGCTGCCCCTACGTCCGACCGCACCCTGCACGCCAAGCTTAGCCGGCAGCTGCAAAAGATGGAGGATGTGCACCAGACGCTCGTGGCCCATGGCCAGGCCCTCGACACTGGCCGAGGAGGCCCCGGGGCCACACTTGAGGACCTGGACCGTCTAGTGGCCTGCTCACGGGCTGTGCCCGAGGACACCAAGCAGCTGGCCTCCTTTTTGCATGGCAATGCCTCACTGATCTTCAGAAGGACCAAGGCCCCTGCCACAGGGCCCGAGGGGGGTGGCACCTTGCACCCCAACTCTGCCGACAAGGCTTGCAGCATCCAGTCACGGCCTCTGCCCTCACCTCCCAAGTTTACCTCCCAGGACTCGCCAGATGGGCAGTACGAGAACAGCGAGGGGGGTTGGATGGAGGACTATGACTATGTCCACCTGCAG GGGAAGGAAGAGTTTGAGAAGACGCAGAAGgagctgctggagaaagacagcatCATGCGGCAGGGGAAGGGCCAGCTGGAGCTGCAGCAG CTGAAGCAGTTTGAGCGACTGGAGCAGGAGGTGTCACGGCCCATCGATCACGACCTGGCCAGCTGGACCCCCGCCCAGCCTCTGGTGCCAGGGCGGGCGGGCGGCCTGGGACCCTCGGACCGGCAGCTGCTGCTCTTCTACCTGGAGCAGTGCGAGGCCAACCTTACCACGCTGACCAATGCGGTGGATGCTTTCTTCACCGCGGTGTCCACCAACCAGCCTCCCAAGATCTTCGTGGCGCACAGCAAGTTCGTCATCCTCAGCGCCCACAAGCTGGTGTTCATCGGGGACACGCTGTCGCGGCAGGCCAAGGCAGCAGATGTGCGCAGCCAGGTGACTCACTACAGCAACCTGCTCTGCGACCTCCTGCGTGGCATCGTGGCCACCACCAAGGCCGCCGCCCTGCAGTACCCGTCCCCTGCTGCTGCCCAGGACATGGTGGACAGGGTCAAGGAGCTGGGCCACAGCACCCAGCAGTTCCGCCGGGTCCTTGGCCAGCTGGCAGCTGCCTGA
- the BCAR1 gene encoding breast cancer anti-estrogen resistance protein 1 isoform X2: protein MWRLVLAATKNVLAKALYDNVAESPDELSFRKGDIMTVLERDTQGLDGWWLCSLHGRQGIVPGNRLKILVGMHDKKPLGPGPSLPASPAQPSPQAPAMPLASQYTPMLPAVYQSSPDSVYLVPPPGKAPHGLYQAPGSGLHFQSPPAKQTTAFSKLTPHHPFPSPAPDLYQVPPGPGSPAQDIYQVPPSMDTRSWEGTKPPAKVVVPSRVGQAYVYETPQPEQDEYDVPRHLLAPGPQDIYDVPPVRGLPPHQFGQEVYDTPPMAVKGPNSRDPSLDVYDVPPSVEKGLLPPSHHLVYDVPPSVSKDVPDGVLLREETYDVPPAFAKAKPFDPARHPLILAAPPPDLPPAEDVYDVPPPAPDLYDVPPGLRRSGPNTLYDVPRERMLPSEVANGPVADDGVYAVPPAAEREAPADSKRLSASSTGSTRSSQSLSSLEVGAPGREPLELELAMEALSRLQQAVSATVAHLLDLLGGGSWRGAPEPQELQGQDLRAAVTAVQGAVHELLEFARSAISNAAPTSDRTLHAKLSRQLQKMEDVHQTLVAHGQALDTGRGGPGATLEDLDRLVACSRAVPEDTKQLASFLHGNASLIFRRTKAPATGPEGGGTLHPNSADKACSIQSRPLPSPPKFTSQDSPDGQYENSEGGWMEDYDYVHLQGKEEFEKTQKELLEKDSIMRQGKGQLELQQLKQFERLEQEVSRPIDHDLASWTPAQPLVPGRAGGLGPSDRQLLLFYLEQCEANLTTLTNAVDAFFTAVSTNQPPKIFVAHSKFVILSAHKLVFIGDTLSRQAKAADVRSQVTHYSNLLCDLLRGIVATTKAAALQYPSPAAAQDMVDRVKELGHSTQQFRRVLGQLAAA, encoded by the exons ATGTGGCGGCTTGTCTTGGCGGCTACAAAG AACGTGCTGGCCAAAGCCCTCTATGACAACGTGGCCGAGTCCCCCGATGAGCTCTCCTTCCGAAAGGGCGACATCATGACGGTGCTGGAGCGGGACACCCAGGGCCTGGATGGCTGGTGGCTCTGCTCCCTGCACGGGCGCCAGGGCATTGTGCCTGGGAACCGCCTCAAGATCCTGGTGGGCATGCACGACAAGAAGCCCTTGGGCCCTGGGCCCAGCCTGCCCGCCTCCccggcccagcccagcccccaggCCCCTGCCATGCCGCTAGCCTCCCAGTATACACCCATGCTGCCTGCTGTCTATCAGTCTTCACCAGACAGTGTCTACTTGGTGCCCCCGCCAGGCAAGGCCCCACACGGCCTCTACCAGGCCCCAGGGTCCGGCCTGCATTTCCAGTCCCCGCCGGCCAAGCAGACGACTGCCTTCTCCAAGCTGACGCCCCACCATCCATTTCCCAGCCCGGCCCCCGATCTCTACCAGGTGCCCCCAGGGCCTGGCAGCCCTGCCCAGGACATCTACCAGGTGCCCCCATCCATGGACACGCGCAGCTGGGAGGGGACAAAGCCACCCGCAAAG GTGGTGGTGCCCAGCCGTGTGGGGCAGGCCTATGTGTATGAGACCCCCCAGCCGGAGCAGGATGAGTATGACGTTCCCCGCCACCTGCTGGCTCCAGGACCCCAGGACATCTATGATGTGCCCCCGGTTCGGGGGCTGCCTCCCCACCAGTTTGGCCAGGAG GTATATGACACCCCCCCCATGGCTGTCAAGGGCCCCAACAGCCGGGACCCATCACTAGATGTGTATGATGTGCCCCCCAGTGTGGAGAAGGGTCTGCTGCCCCCCAGCCATCACTTG GTGTATGACGTTCCTCCGTCGGTGAGCAAGGATGTGCCCGATGGTGTGCTGCTTCGAGAGGAGACGTACGACGTGCCCCCTGCCTTTGCCAAGGCCAAGCCCTTCGATCCAGCCCGCCACCCGCTAATCCTGGCTGCACCCCCTCCGGACTTGCCGCCGGCTGAGGATGTGTACGATGTTCCCCCACCTGCTCCCGACCTCTATGATGTGCCCCCTGGCCTGCGGCGGTCGGGCCCCAACACTCTGTACGATGTGCCCCGGGAGCGGATGCTGCCGTCCGAGGTGGCCAATGGACCCGTGGCTGATGATGGCGTGTACGCAGTGCCGCCCGCAGCCGAGCGTGAGGCCCCCGCTGACAGCAAGCGCCTGTCGGCCTCGAGCACCGGCAGCACACGCAGCAGCCAGTCCctgtcctccctggaggtgggggcaccaggccgggagccgctggagctggagctggccaTGGAGGCTCTGTCCCGGCTGCAGCAGGCTGTCAGTGCCACTGTGGCCCACCTCCTGGACCTGCTGGGGGGCGGGAGCTGGCGTGGTGCCCCGGAGCCTCAGGAGCTCCAGGGACAGGACCTGCGGGCTGCTGTGACTGCTGTCCAGGGGGCTGTGCATGAGCTGCTGGAGTTTGCCCGCAGCGCGATCAGCAACGCTGCCCCTACGTCCGACCGCACCCTGCACGCCAAGCTTAGCCGGCAGCTGCAAAAGATGGAGGATGTGCACCAGACGCTCGTGGCCCATGGCCAGGCCCTCGACACTGGCCGAGGAGGCCCCGGGGCCACACTTGAGGACCTGGACCGTCTAGTGGCCTGCTCACGGGCTGTGCCCGAGGACACCAAGCAGCTGGCCTCCTTTTTGCATGGCAATGCCTCACTGATCTTCAGAAGGACCAAGGCCCCTGCCACAGGGCCCGAGGGGGGTGGCACCTTGCACCCCAACTCTGCCGACAAGGCTTGCAGCATCCAGTCACGGCCTCTGCCCTCACCTCCCAAGTTTACCTCCCAGGACTCGCCAGATGGGCAGTACGAGAACAGCGAGGGGGGTTGGATGGAGGACTATGACTATGTCCACCTGCAG GGGAAGGAAGAGTTTGAGAAGACGCAGAAGgagctgctggagaaagacagcatCATGCGGCAGGGGAAGGGCCAGCTGGAGCTGCAGCAG CTGAAGCAGTTTGAGCGACTGGAGCAGGAGGTGTCACGGCCCATCGATCACGACCTGGCCAGCTGGACCCCCGCCCAGCCTCTGGTGCCAGGGCGGGCGGGCGGCCTGGGACCCTCGGACCGGCAGCTGCTGCTCTTCTACCTGGAGCAGTGCGAGGCCAACCTTACCACGCTGACCAATGCGGTGGATGCTTTCTTCACCGCGGTGTCCACCAACCAGCCTCCCAAGATCTTCGTGGCGCACAGCAAGTTCGTCATCCTCAGCGCCCACAAGCTGGTGTTCATCGGGGACACGCTGTCGCGGCAGGCCAAGGCAGCAGATGTGCGCAGCCAGGTGACTCACTACAGCAACCTGCTCTGCGACCTCCTGCGTGGCATCGTGGCCACCACCAAGGCCGCCGCCCTGCAGTACCCGTCCCCTGCTGCTGCCCAGGACATGGTGGACAGGGTCAAGGAGCTGGGCCACAGCACCCAGCAGTTCCGCCGGGTCCTTGGCCAGCTGGCAGCTGCCTGA